In Phaseolus vulgaris cultivar G19833 chromosome 3, P. vulgaris v2.0, whole genome shotgun sequence, the sequence cagaaaaacagaggaatcctaataggaatgaaaaacagaattatgaactagcaaagacataatggaaaatgatgtataggaacttgtataggtctagaatacaagcatgaaatcaatctaaaacagaaaattcacaaaggatcaagtatcaaactcagaaaattatatgacactaaagcaagaaacaacaaaatcaataaaagtactacaagaagcactacaagaaaaaatggttttaacgagggtttatttttacattatctagGGTTAAAACCTCCATTAAGTCATTTATCCAGGGTTGTAGTTTCTCCCGCTAAACCATCTCTGGGGAATGTGTTCCCCAgggtttttttaaacctcaggaaaagcctttcaaaataccatgggtttcaaaatctccgtaaaataccatgggtttcaaaacctccgtaaaataccatgggtttcaaaacctccgtaaaataccatgggtttcaaaacctccgtaaaataccatgggttttaaaacctccgtaaaatacaaTAGGTTTCAAAACccccgtaaaataccatgggtttcaaaacgtCCATAAAATGTTTTAGAACCTCCTTaaaaaataccataggtttcaaaattatgaaattttttttttttattcatttacctggacaaagaatctttaacaatttaaactagctttgctgaaaaaaaaaagaaaaagaaaaaaagaggtTACACATATGGTGGGACTACCCAAGTTAGCTAGCTGGCTCAGCACAATAGATCTTAGCCTTTTATGCACATCCAAAGTAAATAAATCTCAACTTTGTATCAATTTAATGACTTATAACCATGACATATCATGTACATAACCAACACATCTGACAGTACCTATGGAAAATGTGGTCATAAATCTATAACCATTTGAAATTGATGAAATTTCTTGACCGGTTAGGATTTGGACTCAAACTTAATCAAAATCAAGGTGCACGGCATGAAGAATCTTAACCATATAGAACGCTCCAAATCTAATgtttggagaaaaaaaatgtgGCTTAAAGACAACATTAATAAAGTAGTTTTTCATCACACCACACAAACATTAATTAGTTTTTCATCCATTCTTAATCATTTTCATACACTACTCAAAAGAAAGATCCAAAAACCTTGTCAAAACTAGCCAACACAAAAACAAGGAAAACACCTAAACATAACACTACCAAGCTTTCAAAtccaacaaaaaaaactaaaaaagactataaatcaacatcaaacacatcaacggatcaagacaccaattaaaaaaaaacaagttaaagCAAAATAAGAAGTAATCcaacaaaattttcattttttccaCAAAATTTAAACTCATTAATACCAGTTTAAACTCATTAATGAACAAGATAAAACCAGTATATGACTGCAGGATCGGTTTTGATCACGTTCTAATCCCACATGAATTCTTTATTTGTTGAATGAGTGTGTTTGGTGCATTATTATTATGGTTTTGGTTTTGCCTTCCTAATTTTTTGGCACACTTCCTTGATCAGACACCTACAATATAAACATATATCACAATTAGAAATGtaaatctgaaaaataaaacaagttatttgaattttttaaacattaccGATGAACGATTGAACATAGTCAACTCAGGAGGCAATTGACCTTGataactttgaaagaaaaaattcatCATTATCTCAAATCTTTTTTCATGTTCTTCATATCTTTTTTCACGTTCTtcatatcttttattttgttcatcCAATTGTGACTTTAATGCAATAACCtatattaaaacacaatttatcATGAAAAAGAGTGAGAAAACCATACACATTAAAAAATTGCTACATAAGAAAATGCATGTTCAAAAACCTGATTCTCCAATTCTCTATAAGTAGTTGAAGATATCCCAGTGCGAGAATTTCTAGTATATCCAAACACATGAGAAGGGCAAGGTCCCAATCCCATCCCTCGAACACGACCACAATGTTCTTCACTTCCAAAGGCATGAGCTAGTGAATCATCAATTGATATATCATGTGAGAGGGAAGATGTATTTGACTCATATGCTTGAATCTTTTCCTACAAATAatgaaaaaagttataaatgaaGCTCACATCCAATTCGGTTGAGTTTTCATCTTTACAAAAATGATACTTACCCCAATCTCTCTTGCCCCATCATTCACAAATTCTCCGTTAGCATGTTTATGTGTTGCTACCCATACTTCTCCCCTACTAACTTTGCGACCAAGCTCTTTCTCCTATAAAATGTAATAAAAGTATATGAATCATGATAtatgatataataaaaattataggaGAATCAAGTTACCATCTCATCTTTCTTCCGTGCAATGCTCTTGGATCCACCAGTATGAGGAACTGTTTGCTTCTTTCTATTATCCTTGTTCTTTTTGGCAATTTCCTAAGCATACATGTAGTAAAAgaactaaatataaataaatcaacaCTTTAAagaataaagtagtttttattaccTTTGTCCTTGAATTTAAACGGTAGTCAACAAAAGAAGCCCAATGGTCTTTATTCATTACTTCTGGGCACATTGCAATAATTTCATCTCTATTGTGTGTTCCATCATTTCTTTGTTGCCATAGTTGTTGCCTATACTCAGTCCACTTTGTGTTAAGTGATTTGAAGATATATCTTACATGAGCATCAGATTCAACTTCAAACTTGGCCTACAAAATTATTACACAagtaaatttaagataatttcaatataatatcaattaaaacacagaaaaaatccaaaaataattACTTGAATGGTTTTCTTAAGTATATCTTCTTTGTAATCTTTGGGAATCTTCCTCCAACTTTGATAGCTAATAGGAAATGCATTAACATTTCTTGCAACATGACCTAAAAACCTATTCAACAATGCTCCACTGTCATCAACTGGTTGGTTCTCGTTATTCCAGTTAACAAGAATCCTCTCACCAACAAATAAAAACCAGACATCATTTGCTGTTAATTGTTTCCTAACCTTTTTGCCTTCACTATCTGTCAAAATTATTGTTAGTTTAAGAGGACgaacataaaaaacaaatacaatgtGAGTTTGCAATGTATTGATTCAAGCTTACCAATGACATCAACAAGCCATGATCTTTTACGTGATACATGCTTTGATTGTTCAGTTTGCATCTCAATACCCACATTTTCTTCCCTTTCTTCATCAGATTGTAACCTTGGTGTAGGTTCAGATGTAGATTCATGGACAGATTCATTTGTATTATCAAATTGAAATTCAGGTGCAGAATTGTTCTTAGTAGTAGAAATCAACCTATGAGGTGCATGTGGGGGAGGAGgcttcttcttattattctcTATAGGATGAGAATTCACATGAGGTGCTGcataataattaaatgaatacatgtgaaaaataatatatttttaaagagaatgtcaaattaaaatataagtacAAACATCTCACTAAATGGAAGTTGTGTATGAACTTACTTGAGTTATTAAGGGCTGCAAGTTGGTCAAAAGTGTTATTGAGAGTATCATGTTCTGTTGCTCTAGTCTTCTTGATGAACATTTTCTTCATCTTCAGGTATTCttgaaataataacattaatacaAGTCAAAATAGAAATTCAATAAATCATAATATAATGCATGTATAAACAATAATGTATAAGTAATAAGGAtgataatttaaacaaaaataatatacaagtgttcaattaaaaataggaCCTTGCTAACGATATACTCCCTTCTCCATTGAcaaataaagtttcaaaattgttttgtaCAAATGCTTCACATTCATGAAAAGTGACATCATTATCTTCTCCCATGTCATATAAGTCTCGTGGCTTTAGATGCACAGGAATGCTCCAATCTTTAGCTAATTCATCCACTACATAATAAACCATTTGTGCTTCTTTAGCTTGGATGTATggttcatcatcatcattatcaccAATGTGTATCAAACGTGTAAAGTTTACTAGTGTAAATCCAAGATCATCTGTCATAATCCCTCTAGAAGTAGTTGTATTAGCCCACATACATTTGAACAAAGTAACAGAAAATCGACCATTATAGTTTATCTCAATTATGTCTACCAATTTTCCATAATAAGGCACACCCCCAAATTGCATTTGATTGTCGATGCTACTTGCATAACTCCTTGTCCCAAAAGTACCAAATATCCCACTGTTTTGTGTTTTAAGTCCTTCATCTCTCTCCAATGTACGGAACTTGAAGCCATTTACATTGTAAGCATTGTAACGTTTTGCACAATCAATTGGCCCCATAGCTAAGAACTTTAAATCATCTGAGTGAGGTCCATTCAACTCATTTCTTATCTAAAAAAGAGGAAAATATGATCAAAACAATTCTATATATTCAATATAATCAAAAGTCAACAATATAAATTATACATACACGACGAGAAAACCATTCTGCAAATTCTCTATGAACCCTCTTATCTATCACAGAGGATGAGCGTGTACGACTTCTTAATTGTCTTCGTATAATGTCTCTAAATtctctaaattaaataaataataattacatggTTAGTGTTCAATTGCAGATGAATCATAATAAGTTATAAAGTCAAAGTACTTACTGAAGGAAAGGGTCAACTTGGGCACAATTAGTCAATATATGACGATGTGCTTGTAACTTTTCCTTTGCTGATAAAGAGAAGTAAGTAAAAGACCCAATTGGTTTTCCAACAGGTGGAAACAAAGTGCTTGCACTAGATGATATAGTGTCTGGTTCATCATCAACACGCCTTATTCGATTAAATACAGTCTcaatttcatttaaatatcttGAACAAAAGGTTAAAGACTCTTCAGCCATGTAGCCTTCAGCTATTGAGCCTTCTGGTTGTGCCTTGTTACGCACATAAGATTTCAACTTTCCTAAATATCTCTCAATGGGATACATCCATCTATACTGGACAGGTCCTCCAAGCTTGGCATCTTCCACCAAATGCACAATCAAATGAACCATGACTGTAAAAAATGCAGGAGGAAATAATATCTCCATGTGACATAATGTGAGAACAACTCTATTTTGCAGTTGGTTAAGTTCATCCACTTTTAAAACTTTACTGCATAAGTTTCTAAAAAATGAACACAAATCAATCAAAACATAGCACACTTCCTTAGGGAGTGTCTTTCTCATTGCTAAAGGTAGAAGTTGCTCCATCAAAACATGTGAATCATGACTTTTCAATCCTCCAAGCTTACATTGTTTGACATCAACACATCTACTAATGTTACTTGAGTAGCCATCTGGAACAGTGATGTTCTTTAGTGTTGTCAGAAATGTATGCTTATTTTCTTTTGTCAATGTATATATAGCAGgaagatatttattattttcatcagGCCAAAGATCAGGTCTGACACCCCAATCTTTTAAGTCCTTTCGTGCCTTTAGGttatcttttgatttttttccttggTTCAATAATGTATACACCACATTATCacatacatttttttcaatGTGCATAACATCTAGATTATGGTGCAATAAATTGTTTACCCAATAAGGAAgttcaaaaaatatacttttttttcgcCATTGTAGAGGGCCATCAATAGCTTGGTGATCTCTGCGTTGTCTTTTCCCCAGTTCCTCAACTTCTGGTTCTTTCCCAAATATGATATTGACATTCTCAACTTGTCTTAAGACATCTGTTCCTGATATTGTCAAAGGAGGATTTCTATTTTCCACACTTCCATCAAAATGAATGCGGGCTAATCTGAATTTGTGTCTTGCATTTAACCAACGTCGATGATTCATGAAACAAAATTTACCCTGAATCTTCTTAAGAGTAGTGTCAAAATTACACCTAGGGCAAGCCAACCCAGTATGTGTATTCCACCCAGATAAGGTTCCAAGACCAGAAAAATCACTAATGGTCCACAATATAGCTGCATGCATATTAAACACTTCATTGCTATATGAatcaaaagttttaagtccATTGTTCCATAGCTCTTTTAATTCTTCAATTAATGGCCTTAAGTATACATCAATATCATTTCCTGGTGCTCTTTTACCGGGAATGATCATGGAAAGAATGAATGAACTCTGCTTCATACACATCCAAGGAGGAAGATTGTAGGGTATGAGTACAATAGGCCAAGTACTATGACTTGTACTCAAATCACCGAATGGATTGAATCCATCAGCAGCCAAACCAAGTCTAACATTTCGAGCATCTGAAGCAAATTGAGGGTTCATTAGATCAAAGTTCTTCCATGCTTCAGAATCCCTCGGATGCCTTAGTATGCCTTCATTTGTACTTCCTGATGCATGCCATTGCATATGCTCGGCTATTTTAGAAGACATAAACATTCGTTGTAAGCGTGGCTTCAATGGAAAATATCTTAAAACTTTAGCAGGAACTTTCTTTTGCTTTTTCATAGTACCATCAAtagtcttgttcttctttcttcttttccat encodes:
- the LOC137806837 gene encoding uncharacterized protein isoform X1; protein product: MKKMFIKKTRATEHDTLNNTFDQLAALNNSTPHVNSHPIENNKKKPPPPHAPHRLISTTKNNSAPEFQFDNTNESVHESTSEPTPRLQSDEEREENVGIEMQTEQSKHVSRKRSWLVDVIDSEGKKVRKQLTANDVWFLFVGERILVNWNNENQPVDDSGALLNRFLGHVARNVNAFPISYQSWRKIPKDYKEDILKKTIQAKFEVESDAHVRYIFKSLNTKWTEYRQQLWQQRNDGTHNRDEIIAMCPEVMNKDHWASFVDYRLNSRTKEIAKKNKDNRKKQTVPHTGGSKSIARKKDEMEKELGRKVSRGEVWVATHKHANGEFVNDGAREIGEKIQAYESNTSSLSHDISIDDSLAHAFGSEEHCGRVRGMGLGPCPSHVFGYTRNSRTGISSTTYRELENQVIALKSQLDEQNKRYEEREKRYEEHEKRFEIMMNFFFQSYQGQLPPELTMFNRSSVSDQGSVPKN
- the LOC137806837 gene encoding uncharacterized protein isoform X2, whose translation is MKKMFIKKTRATEHDTLNNTFDQLAALNNSKNNKKKPPPPHAPHRLISTTKNNSAPEFQFDNTNESVHESTSEPTPRLQSDEEREENVGIEMQTEQSKHVSRKRSWLVDVIDSEGKKVRKQLTANDVWFLFVGERILVNWNNENQPVDDSGALLNRFLGHVARNVNAFPISYQSWRKIPKDYKEDILKKTIQAKFEVESDAHVRYIFKSLNTKWTEYRQQLWQQRNDGTHNRDEIIAMCPEVMNKDHWASFVDYRLNSRTKEIAKKNKDNRKKQTVPHTGGSKSIARKKDEMEKELGRKVSRGEVWVATHKHANGEFVNDGAREIGEKIQAYESNTSSLSHDISIDDSLAHAFGSEEHCGRVRGMGLGPCPSHVFGYTRNSRTGISSTTYRELENQVIALKSQLDEQNKRYEEREKRYEEHEKRFEIMMNFFFQSYQGQLPPELTMFNRSSVSDQGSVPKN
- the LOC137839313 gene encoding uncharacterized protein, producing the protein MDKSWINMPRNTCQYMEGLNRFLDFAFANKSVEGKIICPCPKCNLKKWQTREATHEHLILHPFPKGYTFWLLHGETSFVQNTTETPPVFQSNEHKVSGNDPIRVMVNDAFGNFFYDDNVEDDEDMRPRSSEMMPDEIAEYLKFMHDGQQSLYEGCGKYSKLSFLLKLYHIKCLCRMTDKAMSMILELLADAFDYAKIPCSFYEAKKIINKLGLHYTKIDACPNDCMLYYGEDKDKEVCKKCNESRWKRRKKNKTIDGTMKKQKKVPAKVLRYFPLKPRLQRMFMSSKIAEHMQWHASGSTNEGILRHPRDSEAWKNFDLMNPQFASDARNVRLGLAADGFNPFGDLSTSHSTWPIVLIPYNLPPWMCMKQSSFILSMIIPGKRAPGNDIDVYLRPLIEELKELWNNGLKTFDSYSNEVFNMHAAILWTISDFSGLGTLSGWNTHTGLACPRCNFDTTLKKIQGKFCFMNHRRWLNARHKFRLARIHFDGSVENRNPPLTISGTDVLRQVENVNIIFGKEPEVEELGKRQRRDHQAIDGPLQWRKKSIFFELPYWVNNLLHHNLDVMHIEKNVCDNVVYTLLNQGKKSKDNLKARKDLKDWGVRPDLWPDENNKYLPAIYTLTKENKHTFLTTLKNITVPDGYSSNISRCVDVKQCKLGGLKSHDSHVLMEQLLPLAMRKTLPKEVCYVLIDLCSFFRNLCSKVLKVDELNQLQNRVVLTLCHMEILFPPAFFTVMVHLIVHLVEDAKLGGPVQYRWMYPIERYLGKLKSYVRNKAQPEGSIAEGYMAEESLTFCSRYLNEIETVFNRIRRVDDEPDTISSSASTLFPPVGKPIGSFTYFSLSAKEKLQAHRHILTNCAQVDPFLQ